Below is a window of Haloterrigena alkaliphila DNA.
GAGGAGTCGTTCGACGCCGTCTTCTCGAACGCGGCGCTGCACTGGATTCCCGACGACGACCAGGACGCCGTCCTCTCCCGCGTCCGGGACGCGCTCCGTCCCGGGGGCCGGTTCGTCGCCGAACTCGGCGGAACGGGCAACGTCCAGCAGATAGTCGACGCGACGCTGGCGGCACTCGAGGCCCGGGGATACGAGGCCGAGACGCCGTGGTACTTCCCGAGCGTCGGCGAGTACGCGAGCCGACTCGAGGCCCACGGATTCGAGGTCCGGTACGCGCGACTGTTCGACCGGCCGACCGAACTCGAGGGCGGCCCGTCGGGGATGGAAAACTGGCTCGAGATGTTCGGCGATAGCCTCTTCGAGGGGCTGTCGGCCGCTGAGCGCGCGGCGGTGATCGACGACGTCGAAACGCGACTCGAGCCGGAACTGTACGACGAGACATCGGCGACCTGGACCGCCGACTACCGGCGGCTCCGGTTCGAGGCCGTCAGGGCCTGAGGCCTCACCGAACCCGACCCCGGCGCTCAAGGAAGATCGATACTGTCCAGCGGACCGTCGGTACCGACGACGATCGACCCGTCGCGGCGAACGACGATCCCGTAGCCGAGCAGCGTGAGTTCGAAAACAACGTTGTCGTCGTCCGATCCGCCGTCGCTCCGGAGCGACTCCTCGACGGCGAACGTGAGCGATTCCAGTTCCGGCGCGTCGTTCCCGACCGCCTCGAGCGTCGCCGTCGGGACGTCCCGAAGGACCCCGTCGACGGAAAACGAGATCACGCCGGGGGGCGAGTCGACCGATCCGCCGTTACCGGTCGCCGTCGAGGCGACTGCCCCCAACCCCTCCGCGACGTCTTCCCCGTCCGGCGTCGCCACGCCGACGTCGACGGTCTCGAGGCGCAGCGTCGCCGCATCGGTCAGGTCGATCGCCACGGGATCGGCGTCGCCGGACGACACCGTGACCTGAACGGGGTCCAGCGTCGCGCCCTCGAAGTTCGCGAGCAGGTCGGGAGTCACCGTCAGACTCCCCTCGACTGCGAACTCGAGCCGATCGGGCGGTCGTCGCTCGACGTCGGTTTCGGTCAGTTGGATGCTCTCGGTGTCGTCGAGATCGATTGTCACGCTCATGTGTCCACCCCTCGGTGCGTAACCGTACGCTCCGCGTACGTGAAACGGTATCGACCCACACGAAAAACCGATCGCGGAACCGGACCGCACCGCCGGACGGCAAAGCGCTAACTGTCGGGACGGTGAACGGCAGCGTATGACCCTCGAGGTCGGCGTTCTCGGCTATCGATTCATGGGCAAAGCACACGCAAACGCGATGGCGCGGCTGCCGATGTTCTTTCCGGACGCGCCCGACGTCGAACGCGCCGTCTTGATCGGTCGCGACGAGGAGGCGTTGACCGACGCCGCCGAGCGACTCGGCTTCGACGCCATCGCCACCGACTGGACCGACGTCGTCGCCGACGCCGACGTCTTCTACAACCTCGGGCCGAATCACGTCCACGCCGAGCCCTCGATCGCCGCGCTCGAGGCCGGGACGCCCGTCTTCTGCGAGAAACCGCTGGCGCCCACGCTCGAGGACGCCCGGAAGATGGCCGACGCGGCCCGCGAGGCCGACGTCCCCGCCGGCTGCGCCTTCAACTACCGGTTCGTGCCCGCGATCCGGTACGCGAAGGGGCTGCTCGAGGCGGGCGAACTCGGCGAGATCCGCCACGTCCGGGGGCGGTACCTGCAGGACTGGCTGGTCGACCCCGCGGAACCGTGGTCGTGGCGCCTCGACGAGGAGCTGGCCGGGTCGGGCGTGCTGGGTGACCTCGGCGCGCACACGGTGGACCTGCTCCGGTTCCTCGTGGGTGACGACGACCTCGCTGGCGACATCGAACGCGTCAGCGGGCACCTGCAGACGTTCGTCGACGAGCGACCAGTCGACGAGGACGACGGCGAAACGAGACCCGTGACGGTCGACGACGCCTACTCCGCGCAACTCGCGTTCGCGAACGGCGCGATGGGGACGCTCGAGGCCTCCCGGTTCGCGACGGGCCACAAGAACGACCACACGATCGAGATCCACGGCTCCGAGGGCAGCCTGCGGTTCTCCCTCGAGCGCCTGAACGAACTCGAGGTGCTCCGCCGGGACGAGAACCGCGGCTACGAGACGATTCTGGTGACCGACGCGGACGACCCCTACGTCGACCACTGGTGGCCGCCGGGCCACGTGCTGGGCTGGGAGCACACCTTCGTCCACGAGAACTACGAGTTCCTGAGCGCAATCGATTCGGGAAGCGAGTTCGAACCGAGTTTCGAGGACGGTCTCGAGGCCCAGCGCATCCTCGCGGCGATCGAGGACGGCGACGAGCGCGGCGAGTGGGTGACGTTGGACTAGCACGAGCGCCTGAGAGAGTCGGTCTGAGTTCGTGTGGGCGGACAATCGCTCCGCGGTGGCGTGCGCTGTCGGCTGACCGAACGAATGTGAGGGCAGCCGATGACAACGCGCGAGGGATGAGCGAGTGCAACGAGCGAATCGGCTGGGGAGGTCGTGGCAATTCCCTGTTGCCAGCATGACTGCTGACCCGAGACAGTCCACCGGCCGTCCTCTCGTGCTGGCAACGAGGAGAACCACACCCTCCCCAGCCGATTCGCTCACTCCCTGCGGTCGCTCGTGAAACTCGCGAAGACCCCGCACGGCTTCGTCCCGCGATTCACTTTCGTTCATCGCGGAACAGCGCGCACCACTGCACAAGACTGGCATCTACTGTGTAACAGGGCGTCGGCGGACAGGAGAACCGTATCTCGATGTCGAGTTCGTAGCGGTCGAATCCGAGGGGTCGTTCGCTGGGAACGGGAACGACCGCCGCGTTGGAACTGGACGTACCCAACCCGCTCACTCGAGGAGAAGCGACGATCACCTGACAGAACTTTTGTAGTCTCGCTGAAAACCCTTACGCAGGAATGGACGACCGAATTCGTGAGTTCGTCGCCGACGATGCCTGGCTCTTCGTGGCGGTCGTGACGCTCGGACTGACCAGTATCGTGGGGGTCGCCGGCCTCGAGGCGCTCGCAGGCGCGGTCGCGGTTGCGGGGTGGTTCCTGCTGACGCCGATCCTGCTGTTCTGGGGCGAGGAGGTCGCCGTCCTGTTGGCCGGCGACGGCGAGAACGAATCGACCGCGCCGTCCCACCAGACCGAACCGGACGTCGACGCGGACCCGCTCGAGGAACTCAAGCGTCGCTACGCGGCGGGAGAGATCGACGACGCGGAGTTCGAACGACGCCTCGAGCGCCTCGTGGCGGTCGACGAGTTACCCGACGACGCGTTCGCCACCGGGTCGGCCGACGGAACGGCGGGAACGGATGCCGATCCCGGGACTGACTCGCTCGAGCGCGAACGGAAACGGGACCGAACCCTCGAGGACGACAGCGAAAACCTCGAGGACAATCGCGACCGAAATCGCAGTCGCGACGCTGACCAAAACCGCGAGCGCGAGGCCGACCGAAACCGCGAACGAGAACGGGAGCGCTAACCGCCGACTCCGTAACGTACACGCCACCCCGTCGTCTCCACGGGGATATGGCAGCCTACGAGACGTCGATCGACGTCCGGACCGACGACCTCGGGCGGAGCGGCCACGTCAACAACTCGAAGTTCGTCGCCTACACCGATCTCGCCCGCGACCGGTACCTCGCGGCCCGCGGCTACGATCCCGATGATCTCGAGCACCTGGTCGTCCACCTCGAGATCGACTACGAGCGGGGACTGGGGACGCTCGCGCCGGTCGCCGTCGGCGTCGACGTCGCCGATATCGGCGAGACGAGTTTTACCCTCGAGTACGAACTCCGGGACCGCGAGAACGCGGTGGTCGCCACCGTCACGACCGTCGCCGTGGTCGTGGACGACGACGGGCCGACGCCGCTCCCGGCCCCGCTTCGGGAGGGATTGGTGGCGGACCGCGAGTCGGCCGCGGAGTGACCAGCAGGGTTCTCCGAAAGCCTCGAGTTTTCCCGCCCGGCGACCCAACCGTCGACCGTTATGGCTTCGGAGATGACCGCCCACGTGATCGAGGAGTTCGGCGATCCGGACGTCTTCGAGCGGACGACCGTCGACGTCCCCGACCCGGGTCCCGAGGAGATCCGGGTCGAGGTCGTCGCGACGAGCCTCAACCCCGTCGACTACAAGATCCGGCAGGGGGCGATTCCGGACTTCGCCCCCGAGTTCCCCGCGACGCTGCACTGCGACGTCGCGGGCGTCGTCGACGCCGTGGGGGAAGCGGTCGACGACTTCGCGGAAGGCGACGAGGTCTACGGGATGCCCGGCGGCGCGGGACGACAGGGCGCGCTGGCCGAGTACGTCGTCGGCCACGCTGGCACGTTCGCCCGCGCCCCCGAGACGCTCCCGCTGGCCGACGCCGCGGCCCTCCCGGTCGTCGCGCTGACCGCCTGGGAACTGCTCACCGACAAGGCCAGCGTCGCCGACGGCGACGAGGTACTCGTCTACGGCGCGAGCGGCGGCGTCGGCCACATCGCCGTTCAGCTGGCCGATCACTTCGGGGCGACCGTCACCGGGACCGGCTCGAGCGAGGAGAAACGCGCCCTCGCGGAGGAACTCGGCGCGGACGCGACGGTCGACTACACCGAGACGGACGTCACAACTTACGTCGACGAGCACGCCGGCGGCGCGGGGTTCGACCTCGTCGTGGATCCGATCGGGGACGACCACCTCGAGACGGCCTTCGAGGCGGTTCGTCCCTACGGCAGCGTCGTGACGACCGAGTCGAGCGCGGCCCAGGACGTGGACCTCGCGCCGATGCACGAGAACTCGCTCGAACTCGGCGTCGTACTGGTCATCCTGCCCGTTCTACTCGGCGATCGACAGGAGCGTATCGGCGAGGAACTCGCGGAGATCGCGGCGCTCGTCGACGACGGCGCCGTCGAACCCTACATCGAGGATCGGTTCGCGTTCGACGAGGTCGCGGACGTTCACCGCCGCGGCGAGGAGGGGAACTTCCTCGGCAAACTCCTGCTGGTCAACGAGTGAGGCATCCTCGTCCGCGAGTGATCGCCTCAGCTCCCGCGTATCGTCGGCGAGGCCGCGTCACTCTCCGGCCGGCTCGACCTTGACGACCGTCCCGATCTCGTCGTAGCGGATGCTCCCGCCCTCGAGCGACTGGTCGTCGAGTTCGAGATAGCCCGGCTCGATACCGGTCACTTCACCGATGTACTCCGGATCGTCGGCGCCGGTCCGGTCGCGCTCCCAGACTTCGACCAGCTCGCCGACGGTTACGTGTTCGCGAACGAGCGTCGCGGCGCGCTCCTCGGTGGCGTCCGGCGGAATCGTGAGTTCGGTCATATCGATACGGGAGAACGGCGGCCACGCCGGTAAGCACCCCCGCGTCAGGTGACGGGGGCTTTTACGTGGTCGCGTATCGATCCCCCATTCTCACGACAGTTTTTGTATACGAGCGCCCAAGCGGTGCGTATGAAGACCATCAAGGACAGCGTCCACGACCACATTCGGATCGACGGGGTCGCTCGCGACCTCCTCGATACGCCCGCGGTACAGCGACTCCGGAACATCCGCCAGCTCGGGACCGTCTCGCTGGTCTATCCGTCGGCCAATCACACCCGCTTCGAACACAGCCTCGGCGTGTACCACCTCGCCTGTGAAGCCCTCGATCACCTCAACGTGGAGGGGAAACGGGCCGAACGGGTCCACGCCGCGGCGCTGTTGCACGACGTCGGTCACGGTCCCTTCAGCCACAACCTGGAGCCGATCACGCACCGCCGAACTGGCCGGTACCACGACGACGTCCACGACCTGCTGGCCGACGGCGCCGTCGGCGACGTCCTCCGCGAGCACGACCTCGAGCCGTCGGCCGTCGCGGACCTGGTGGCCGGCGAGGGCCGGTTCGGCCAGCTCGTCTCGGGCGAACTCGACGTCGACCGGATGGACTACCTCGTGCGCGACGCCCACCACACCGGCGTTCCCTACGGGACGATCGACCACGGCCGCCTCGTCCGCGAACTGACGTTCGCCGACGGCGAACTCGTCCTCGACGAGGGGAACGTCCAGACCGCCGAGAGCCTGCTGGTCGCGCGAGCGCTGATGAACCCCGCCGTCTACAGCCACAGCGTCGCGCGGATCGGCAAGGCGATGCTCCGCCGGGCGTCCGAACGGCTCCTCGACTCGCCGGAGACCGACGTCGACGCGGCCCGCCTCCAGCGGATGGACGACCACGACCTGATCGCCGCCCTCCGGTCCTGCCCCGAGACGTCGGAGTTCTCGCGACGACTGGATCACCGGGACCTGTACAAGCGGGCCGTCTGGGCGGAGATCGACGACGTGCCCGGCGGCATCATCGAGGCCGACCACGAGGCGCTGCTGGAGTTCGAGCGGGAAATCGCCGACGACGCGGGGATCGATCCGGAGTGCGTGATCCTCGACGTCCCGAGCCGTCCGTCGATGAAGGAGTCGACCACGAGCGTGGTCGTCAACGGCGACATCCGTCGGCTCGAGCAACAGTCGCCGTTAGTCGAGGCGCTGCGCGCGAGCCAGTACTCCCAGTGGCGCCTCGGCGTCTACTCGCCGCCCGAGATGCGCGACCAGGTCGGCCGGTCGGCGGTCGAAACGCTCGGACTGGACATCGACGGGGCGCTGGTCAGCGAGGTCCGGGACGGACTGGACGCGACGCTGGATCAGTTCGTCGACTGATCGCACCCCGCTCGAGCCGACCGCAACCTCCTCGAGTCGACCGCGTCCCCGCAGTTCGAACCGGTGGGCGAGTCGTTGATGCAGTTCGCGTCTGGACTCACCACGGGAAAAGCAATCGGACTGATAGGACCGCCCCGTATCGGATCGTTAATATCGTCCTACCTCGCGCTTCAGCCCCGTATACCCCCGATTCAGGGTCAACGGATCCGTCATCCGACGTGAGATATCGACGCGGCTCCGCACTGTTATCGGAACATAACTTAACACGATCGTCCAATTTCT
It encodes the following:
- a CDS encoding SHOCT domain-containing protein, yielding MDDRIREFVADDAWLFVAVVTLGLTSIVGVAGLEALAGAVAVAGWFLLTPILLFWGEEVAVLLAGDGENESTAPSHQTEPDVDADPLEELKRRYAAGEIDDAEFERRLERLVAVDELPDDAFATGSADGTAGTDADPGTDSLERERKRDRTLEDDSENLEDNRDRNRSRDADQNREREADRNRERERER
- a CDS encoding Gfo/Idh/MocA family protein, with product MTLEVGVLGYRFMGKAHANAMARLPMFFPDAPDVERAVLIGRDEEALTDAAERLGFDAIATDWTDVVADADVFYNLGPNHVHAEPSIAALEAGTPVFCEKPLAPTLEDARKMADAAREADVPAGCAFNYRFVPAIRYAKGLLEAGELGEIRHVRGRYLQDWLVDPAEPWSWRLDEELAGSGVLGDLGAHTVDLLRFLVGDDDLAGDIERVSGHLQTFVDERPVDEDDGETRPVTVDDAYSAQLAFANGAMGTLEASRFATGHKNDHTIEIHGSEGSLRFSLERLNELEVLRRDENRGYETILVTDADDPYVDHWWPPGHVLGWEHTFVHENYEFLSAIDSGSEFEPSFEDGLEAQRILAAIEDGDERGEWVTLD
- a CDS encoding HD domain-containing protein, with the translated sequence MKTIKDSVHDHIRIDGVARDLLDTPAVQRLRNIRQLGTVSLVYPSANHTRFEHSLGVYHLACEALDHLNVEGKRAERVHAAALLHDVGHGPFSHNLEPITHRRTGRYHDDVHDLLADGAVGDVLREHDLEPSAVADLVAGEGRFGQLVSGELDVDRMDYLVRDAHHTGVPYGTIDHGRLVRELTFADGELVLDEGNVQTAESLLVARALMNPAVYSHSVARIGKAMLRRASERLLDSPETDVDAARLQRMDDHDLIAALRSCPETSEFSRRLDHRDLYKRAVWAEIDDVPGGIIEADHEALLEFEREIADDAGIDPECVILDVPSRPSMKESTTSVVVNGDIRRLEQQSPLVEALRASQYSQWRLGVYSPPEMRDQVGRSAVETLGLDIDGALVSEVRDGLDATLDQFVD
- a CDS encoding class I SAM-dependent methyltransferase, with product MVDEEEESNRWDADDYDDDHSFVYEYGSDVLELLDPEPGERILDLGCGTGHLTARIADAGATTIGVDSAPEMIERAREEHAVPTIDSTPTEPADEGSADHSVPTDRADDSAPRFVRADARTLSFEESFDAVFSNAALHWIPDDDQDAVLSRVRDALRPGGRFVAELGGTGNVQQIVDATLAALEARGYEAETPWYFPSVGEYASRLEAHGFEVRYARLFDRPTELEGGPSGMENWLEMFGDSLFEGLSAAERAAVIDDVETRLEPELYDETSATWTADYRRLRFEAVRA
- a CDS encoding zinc-binding dehydrogenase; this encodes MASEMTAHVIEEFGDPDVFERTTVDVPDPGPEEIRVEVVATSLNPVDYKIRQGAIPDFAPEFPATLHCDVAGVVDAVGEAVDDFAEGDEVYGMPGGAGRQGALAEYVVGHAGTFARAPETLPLADAAALPVVALTAWELLTDKASVADGDEVLVYGASGGVGHIAVQLADHFGATVTGTGSSEEKRALAEELGADATVDYTETDVTTYVDEHAGGAGFDLVVDPIGDDHLETAFEAVRPYGSVVTTESSAAQDVDLAPMHENSLELGVVLVILPVLLGDRQERIGEELAEIAALVDDGAVEPYIEDRFAFDEVADVHRRGEEGNFLGKLLLVNE
- a CDS encoding acyl-CoA thioesterase; translation: MAAYETSIDVRTDDLGRSGHVNNSKFVAYTDLARDRYLAARGYDPDDLEHLVVHLEIDYERGLGTLAPVAVGVDVADIGETSFTLEYELRDRENAVVATVTTVAVVVDDDGPTPLPAPLREGLVADRESAAE